One region of Dehalococcoidia bacterium genomic DNA includes:
- a CDS encoding helix-turn-helix domain-containing protein: MAKRPSGPPFPDSPGAWIACFRHRARVNGREPSPEQFGRLIGRSGATVRRWEANRQVPDDRDISRIAEVCHLSNHHVAFLIMACSRMRAMPAPERSSFVRYVQEVLGSSQYPAVVIDGLFYVRAWNSYLDALGTGFTRALSRDLHPMALIFRAARAHPEASPASDEEALREGLRIFWMGTAVHSHRPEYARMLAELAQEPRFAEMWMDIALGPMDNDRPIGFNKALVSDGPSFDVYSRSMTFPPTYFINEYHPADAVARERVETLRRQGPPRALFRHELHWVQSHCRCGCE; this comes from the coding sequence ATGGCAAAGAGACCTTCTGGACCCCCCTTCCCGGATAGCCCGGGCGCCTGGATCGCCTGCTTCAGGCACCGCGCGCGGGTCAACGGACGAGAGCCCTCCCCGGAACAGTTCGGGCGCCTCATCGGCCGTTCCGGAGCCACCGTTCGGCGATGGGAGGCAAACCGCCAGGTCCCGGACGACCGCGACATCTCCCGGATCGCCGAAGTCTGCCATCTGTCCAATCACCATGTAGCGTTCCTGATCATGGCCTGTAGCCGCATGCGGGCGATGCCGGCGCCCGAGCGCTCCAGCTTCGTGCGCTACGTGCAGGAGGTCCTGGGCAGTTCTCAGTACCCGGCCGTAGTCATCGACGGCCTCTTCTACGTGCGGGCCTGGAACAGCTATCTGGACGCGCTCGGGACCGGCTTTACACGGGCCCTGAGCCGCGACCTGCACCCGATGGCGCTCATCTTTCGCGCTGCCAGGGCACACCCGGAGGCTAGCCCGGCCAGCGACGAGGAAGCGCTTCGCGAGGGACTGCGCATCTTCTGGATGGGCACGGCCGTACACAGCCACCGCCCCGAATACGCTCGCATGCTCGCAGAGCTGGCGCAGGAGCCGCGGTTTGCCGAAATGTGGATGGATATCGCTCTCGGGCCGATGGACAACGACAGGCCCATCGGCTTCAATAAGGCGCTGGTCAGCGATGGGCCCAGCTTCGACGTCTACTCGCGCAGCATGACCTTCCCGCCGACCTACTTCATCAACGAGTACCACCCCGCGGACGCTGTCGCGCGCGAGCGCGTGGAGACGCTTCGCCGCCAGGGGCCGCCGCGCGCGTTGTTCCGGCACGAGCTTCACTGGGTCCAATCGCACTGTCGGTGCGGCTGCGAATAG
- a CDS encoding DM13 domain-containing protein codes for MLSTFGDIERVMADLYDYRYPITALLAVVTAAGIFAAYRAGLHRLVWRHRLLAAATGAPMLVAALIAGDYLLSPLWERSFLEEASPVAAAAIDSPGGSAAPVAPAGAFAPRTTHRGEFVGADSFHFGRGKAFLIETEPGRYVLRFEDFSVRNGPDLYVYLSPDPDGYDSMAVNLGRLKATDGSFNYDVPPGVDISQVRSAIIWCRQFAVLFAAATFR; via the coding sequence GTGCTCTCTACTTTCGGCGACATCGAGCGGGTGATGGCGGACCTTTACGACTACCGCTATCCGATCACGGCGCTCCTTGCGGTCGTTACCGCGGCCGGTATCTTCGCGGCGTATCGAGCGGGTTTGCACAGGCTCGTCTGGCGGCACCGGCTACTGGCGGCAGCCACAGGAGCGCCCATGCTTGTGGCAGCGCTCATCGCCGGCGACTATCTGCTGTCGCCGCTGTGGGAGCGCAGCTTCCTGGAGGAGGCGAGCCCGGTCGCAGCAGCTGCCATCGACTCGCCTGGCGGGTCCGCGGCCCCCGTGGCGCCGGCGGGGGCCTTTGCGCCGCGCACGACACACCGCGGCGAATTCGTCGGCGCCGACAGCTTCCACTTCGGCAGGGGCAAGGCCTTCCTGATCGAGACAGAGCCGGGCCGCTACGTCCTGCGGTTCGAGGACTTCTCGGTCCGCAACGGGCCGGACCTGTACGTTTACCTGTCACCCGACCCCGACGGCTACGACAGCATGGCGGTCAACCTCGGCCGCCTCAAGGCGACGGACGGCAGCTTCAACTACGACGTCCCGCCCGGCGTCGACATTTCCCAGGTGCGGAGCGCAATCATTTGGTGCCGGCAGTTCGCGGTCCTGTTCGCGGCTGCGACCTTCAGGTGA
- a CDS encoding ABC transporter permease — translation MAVSTVPLAEPAEHQRYRARGLWEDAFRRLIRNRLALVGLLILVVFAVAAVLAPLIAPFDPNEQNYDAIFQSPNATHIAGTDNLGRDWFSRLVYGARLSLTVGIFAQAIVLMIGVAIGTTAGYFGGQIDNLLMRFTDLMYAFPDLLFIILLRTVFSEGILHEFGINILSRDTEQIFTLFFIIGLINWTGDARLVRGQILSLKEREFVEAARSIGASNAQIMWRHLFPNTLGPLIVVVTLGIPRAVFAEAALSFIGIGVGPSIPSWGSMVQEGYSAIFGSPHLVLFPAGAIALLMLSFTFLGDGLRDALDPRTR, via the coding sequence TTGGCCGTCAGCACCGTACCTCTCGCCGAACCTGCCGAGCACCAGCGGTACCGCGCCCGCGGCCTATGGGAAGATGCCTTCAGGCGGCTGATCCGAAACCGCCTTGCCCTCGTCGGGCTATTGATCCTGGTGGTCTTCGCCGTGGCGGCGGTGCTCGCGCCCCTGATTGCGCCCTTCGACCCCAACGAGCAGAACTACGACGCCATTTTCCAGAGTCCGAACGCTACGCATATCGCCGGCACCGACAACCTTGGCCGCGACTGGTTCAGCCGCCTCGTTTACGGGGCGCGCCTGTCGCTCACGGTCGGGATATTCGCCCAGGCGATCGTACTGATGATCGGCGTTGCCATCGGCACCACGGCGGGATACTTCGGCGGGCAGATCGACAACCTGCTCATGCGGTTCACGGACCTCATGTACGCCTTCCCGGACCTGCTCTTCATCATCCTGCTGCGGACGGTGTTCAGCGAAGGAATACTGCATGAGTTCGGCATCAACATTCTCAGCCGTGACACCGAGCAGATCTTCACGCTCTTTTTCATCATCGGGCTGATCAACTGGACGGGGGACGCCCGCCTGGTGCGCGGCCAGATACTGTCGCTCAAGGAGCGTGAGTTCGTGGAGGCGGCGCGCAGCATTGGCGCCTCCAACGCGCAGATAATGTGGCGCCACCTCTTCCCGAACACGCTGGGGCCGCTGATCGTCGTGGTCACGCTGGGCATCCCGCGCGCGGTGTTCGCGGAGGCGGCCCTCAGCTTCATCGGCATTGGCGTAGGGCCCAGCATCCCAAGCTGGGGGTCCATGGTGCAGGAAGGCTACAGCGCCATCTTCGGATCGCCGCACCTGGTGCTCTTCCCCGCCGGCGCAATCGCGCTGCTGATGCTCTCCTTCACATTCCTGGGCGACGGCCTCCGCGACGCCCTTGACCCCCGCACGCGCTAG
- a CDS encoding ABC transporter permease encodes MSNYIARRILWLIPVMFFISLVTFVLMHNVEGGPWDSERKLPDHVIENLNRKYGLDKPLWRQYVDFVANALQGDLGISFQRQDKPVTDILLGGLKVTGMLGLMALGMASVVGISLGIMAALNKNGPIDYLSVLLATIGSSIPSFVLGIFLIYFLSVEWHILPTYGWNLRNGFIPGWVPPLKQAVMPVICLAALPTAFLARVTRASMLEVLRQDYVRTARAKGLPSLTVLYRHSFRNALIPILTILGPIAVNLVTGAFIVEQLFSIPGNGRLFIQSINGRDYGLIMGTTLFYAFFIAIANLAVDITYALVDPRIRYR; translated from the coding sequence ATGAGCAACTACATCGCGCGCCGCATCCTCTGGCTCATACCTGTCATGTTCTTCATCTCCCTGGTGACGTTCGTGCTCATGCACAACGTCGAGGGCGGGCCCTGGGACTCGGAGCGCAAACTGCCTGACCATGTCATCGAAAACCTGAACCGCAAGTACGGCCTCGATAAGCCGCTTTGGCGCCAGTACGTCGACTTCGTCGCCAATGCCCTGCAGGGGGACCTGGGCATTTCCTTCCAGCGCCAGGACAAGCCCGTGACGGACATCCTCCTCGGCGGCCTGAAGGTTACGGGGATGCTGGGCCTGATGGCCCTCGGCATGGCCTCGGTCGTCGGCATCTCCCTGGGCATCATGGCCGCATTGAACAAGAACGGTCCCATTGACTATCTGAGCGTCCTGCTCGCGACCATAGGCTCTTCGATTCCCTCCTTCGTGCTGGGCATCTTCCTGATCTATTTCCTCTCTGTGGAGTGGCACATCCTGCCGACGTACGGTTGGAACCTGAGGAATGGTTTCATACCCGGATGGGTGCCTCCTTTGAAGCAAGCGGTCATGCCGGTGATCTGTCTCGCCGCCTTGCCGACAGCGTTCCTGGCGCGAGTGACACGCGCCAGCATGCTGGAGGTCCTGCGCCAGGATTACGTCCGCACGGCGCGCGCGAAGGGCCTGCCGTCGCTTACGGTCCTCTACCGTCACAGCTTCCGTAACGCCCTGATCCCGATCCTCACGATCCTGGGGCCGATCGCCGTCAACCTCGTTACCGGCGCCTTCATCGTCGAGCAGCTGTTCTCGATCCCGGGTAATGGGCGGCTCTTCATCCAGAGCATCAACGGGCGGGACTACGGCCTGATCATGGGCACGACGCTCTTCTATGCCTTTTTCATCGCCATCGCGAACCTCGCCGTGGACATCACCTACGCCCTCGTAGATCCGCGGATCAGGTACAGATAG